A genomic region of Streptomyces sp. R33 contains the following coding sequences:
- the ptsP gene encoding phosphoenolpyruvate--protein phosphotransferase, with protein sequence METTLRGVGVSHGVAIGEVRHMGTAVLEPPAKQITADEAEREQGRARKAVEAVSADLIARGQLAGGEAQHVLEAQAMIATDPELMADVDRRIAVGSTAERGVYDAFASYRDLLAGAGEYMAGRVADLDDVRNRIVARLLGVPMPGVPDSDEPYVLIARDLAPADTALLDPALVLGFVTEEGGPTSHSAILARALGVPAIVALPGAGEIAEGTVIAVDGSTGDLFVEPTAEKRAELEAAAAERKAALAASSGPGATSDGHKVPLLANVGGPADVPAAVEAGAEGVGLFRTEFLFLDDSKKAPSEEKQIESYRKVLEAFPEGRVVVRVLDAGADKPLDFLTPADEPNPALGVRGLRSLLDHPDVLRTQLTALAKAAEGLPVYLEVMAPMVADRIDARAFADACREAGLKAKFGAMVEIPSAALRARSILQEVEFLSLGTNDLAQYAFAADRQVGAVSRLQDPWQPALLDLIAMSAEAARAEGKSCGVCGEAASDPLLACVLTGLGVTSLSMGAASIPYVRATLAKHTLAQCERAAAAARAADSADEARVAAQAVLSGE encoded by the coding sequence ATGGAGACAACGCTGCGAGGCGTCGGCGTGAGCCACGGGGTGGCGATCGGCGAGGTGCGGCACATGGGCACGGCGGTTCTCGAGCCGCCGGCCAAGCAGATCACCGCGGACGAGGCGGAGCGCGAACAGGGGCGCGCCCGCAAAGCCGTGGAGGCTGTGTCCGCCGACCTGATCGCGCGCGGCCAGCTGGCCGGCGGCGAGGCCCAGCACGTGCTCGAGGCCCAGGCGATGATCGCCACGGACCCCGAGCTGATGGCGGACGTGGACCGGCGCATCGCTGTCGGCAGCACCGCCGAGCGCGGGGTGTACGACGCGTTCGCCTCGTACCGTGACCTGCTCGCGGGAGCCGGGGAGTACATGGCCGGCCGGGTGGCCGACCTGGATGACGTCAGGAACCGGATCGTGGCGCGGCTGCTCGGTGTGCCGATGCCGGGTGTGCCGGACAGCGACGAGCCGTACGTGCTGATCGCGCGGGACCTGGCCCCCGCCGACACCGCGCTGCTCGACCCGGCGCTCGTCCTCGGCTTCGTGACCGAGGAGGGCGGCCCGACCAGCCACAGCGCGATCCTCGCGCGGGCGCTGGGCGTGCCGGCGATCGTGGCGCTGCCGGGTGCCGGTGAGATCGCCGAGGGCACGGTCATCGCCGTCGACGGCAGCACGGGTGACCTGTTCGTCGAGCCCACCGCCGAGAAGCGGGCCGAGCTGGAGGCCGCGGCCGCCGAGCGCAAGGCCGCTCTCGCGGCCTCGTCCGGTCCGGGTGCGACCTCCGACGGTCACAAGGTGCCGCTGCTGGCCAACGTCGGCGGTCCGGCGGACGTGCCGGCGGCCGTGGAGGCCGGAGCCGAGGGTGTGGGCCTGTTCCGTACCGAGTTCCTGTTCCTGGACGACAGCAAGAAGGCGCCGTCCGAGGAGAAGCAGATCGAGTCGTACCGCAAGGTGCTCGAGGCCTTCCCCGAGGGTCGTGTGGTCGTACGCGTCCTGGACGCCGGTGCCGACAAGCCGCTGGACTTCCTGACGCCGGCCGACGAGCCGAACCCGGCGCTCGGCGTGCGCGGTCTGCGGTCGCTGCTGGACCACCCGGACGTGCTGCGCACGCAGCTCACCGCGCTGGCCAAGGCGGCCGAGGGCCTGCCGGTCTACCTCGAGGTCATGGCTCCGATGGTGGCCGACCGGATCGACGCGAGGGCGTTCGCGGACGCGTGCCGCGAGGCCGGGCTGAAGGCGAAGTTCGGCGCGATGGTGGAGATCCCGTCCGCTGCGCTGCGGGCGCGCTCGATCCTGCAGGAGGTCGAGTTCCTGTCGCTGGGCACCAACGACCTGGCCCAGTACGCGTTCGCCGCCGACCGTCAGGTCGGTGCGGTGTCGCGGCTGCAGGACCCGTGGCAGCCGGCGCTGCTCGACCTGATCGCCATGTCGGCCGAGGCTGCCAGGGCCGAGGGCAAGAGCTGCGGCGTCTGTGGCGAGGCCGCTTCCGACCCGCTGCTGGCCTGTGTGCTGACGGGTCTGGGTGTCACCTCTCTTTCGATGGGTGCCGCTTCGATTCCCTACGTGCGGGCGACGCTCGCCAAGCACACGCTGGCGCAGTGTGAGCGTGCCGCTGCCGCGGCGCGTGCGGCGGACAGCGCCGACGAGGCCCGTGTGGCCGCTCAGGCGGTGCTGTCCGGCGAGTAG
- a CDS encoding PTS glucose transporter subunit IIA translates to MTSVTSPLAGRAIGLAAVPDPVFSGAMVGPGTAIDPVREPSEAVSPVDGVIVSLHPHAYVVVDGEGHGVLTHLGIDTVQLNGEGFELLVNKGDTVTRGQGVIRWNPQAVEDAGKSPICPVVALEATADALGDMNEDGDVKAGDVLFSWQ, encoded by the coding sequence ATGACCAGCGTGACGTCCCCACTCGCCGGGCGCGCCATCGGACTCGCGGCAGTGCCCGATCCGGTGTTCTCCGGCGCAATGGTGGGTCCGGGCACTGCCATTGACCCCGTGCGTGAGCCCTCGGAGGCGGTGTCCCCCGTCGACGGTGTGATCGTCTCCCTGCACCCGCACGCGTACGTCGTCGTCGACGGCGAAGGACACGGCGTACTCACCCACCTCGGGATCGACACCGTTCAGCTCAACGGCGAGGGCTTCGAGCTCCTCGTCAACAAGGGCGACACCGTGACCCGCGGTCAGGGCGTCATCCGCTGGAACCCGCAGGCCGTCGAGGACGCCGGCAAGTCGCCGATCTGCCCCGTCGTGGCGCTGGAGGCCACCGCCGACGCCCTCGGCGACATGAACGAGGACGGCGACGTCAAGGCCGGAGACGTTCTCTTCAGCTGGCAGTGA
- a CDS encoding CDP-alcohol phosphatidyltransferase family protein, whose protein sequence is MEVQETRVQTDRIFTIPNILSMARLVGVPLFLWLILEKHDGWALAVLMLSGVSDYLDGKLARRWNQISSLGRLLDPAADRLYILSTLFGLTYRDILPLWLTGALIARELMLLVMVWILRRHGYPPPQVNFLGKAATFNLMYAFPLLLLSDGTGWLAWMGAVFGWAFAGWGTTLYWWAGILYVVQVRRLVKADAAAD, encoded by the coding sequence GTGGAGGTCCAGGAGACTCGGGTTCAGACGGACCGAATTTTCACCATTCCGAACATCCTGAGCATGGCTCGCCTCGTCGGCGTGCCCCTGTTCCTCTGGCTGATTCTGGAGAAGCACGACGGCTGGGCACTCGCCGTCCTCATGCTCAGCGGGGTCAGCGACTACCTCGACGGGAAGCTGGCGCGGCGCTGGAATCAGATCAGCAGCCTGGGCCGGCTGCTGGATCCGGCCGCGGACCGGCTGTACATCCTCTCCACGCTCTTCGGCCTGACCTATCGAGACATTCTGCCGCTGTGGCTCACCGGGGCGCTGATCGCCCGTGAGCTGATGCTGCTGGTCATGGTCTGGATCCTGCGCCGTCACGGCTATCCGCCGCCGCAGGTCAACTTCCTCGGCAAGGCCGCGACCTTCAACCTGATGTACGCCTTCCCCCTGCTGTTGCTCAGTGACGGTACGGGTTGGTTGGCCTGGATGGGGGCAGTTTTCGGATGGGCGTTCGCCGGATGGGGTACAACCCTCTATTGGTGGGCAGGAATCCTTTACGTGGTGCAAGTCCGCCGGCTCGTGAAGGCGGACGCCGCGGCCGATTGA
- a CDS encoding mannose-1-phosphate guanyltransferase, whose amino-acid sequence MKAVVMAGGEGTRLRPMTSSMPKPLLPVANRPIMEHVLRLLKRHGLSETVVTVQFLASLVKNYFGDGEELGMELTYANEEKPLGTAGSVKNAEEALKDDAFLVISGDALTDFDLTDLIRFHKEKGALVTVCLTRVPNPLEFGITIVDEEGKVERFLEKPTWGQVFSDTVNTGIYVMEPEVFNYVDPDVPVDWSGDVFPQLMKEGRPIYGYVAEGYWEDVGTHESYVKAQADVLEGKVQVEMDGFEISPGVWIAEGAEVSPDAVLRGPLYIGDYAKVEAGVEIREHTVVGSNVVVKSGAFLHRAVIHDNVYIGQHSNLRGCVIGKNTDIMRAARIEDGAVIGDECLVGEESIIQGNVRVYPFKTIEAGAFVNTSVIWESRGQAHLFGARGVSGILNVEITPELVVRLAGAYATTLKKGATVTTARDHSRGARALKRAVISALQASAINVRDLENVPLPVARQQTARGSAGGIVLRTSPGVPDSVDIMFLDERGADLSLQQQRKLDRVYARQEYRRAFPGEIGDLQFPGSVFDAYTGSLLRRVDTTGIADSGLKVVVDASNGSAGLVLPSLLGRLGVDALTINPGLDETRPTETAESRRAGLVRLGEIVASARAAFGVRFDPVGERISLVDERGRIIEDDRALLVLLDLVAAEKRSGKVALPVTTTRIAEQVAAYHGTQVEWTTTSPDDLTRVGRAENTIFGGDGRGGYIVPEFSSVFDGSAAFVQLIGLVARTQLTLSQIDARIPRAHVLKRDVPTPWAVKGLVMRRVVEAAGDRQVDTTDGVRVVEADGRWALVLPDPAEAVTHLWAEGPDDASAQALLDEWAGVVDGAGH is encoded by the coding sequence ATGAAGGCCGTCGTGATGGCCGGTGGCGAAGGCACTCGCCTTCGCCCCATGACCTCGAGTATGCCCAAGCCGCTCCTGCCGGTGGCCAACCGGCCGATCATGGAGCACGTGCTCAGGCTGCTCAAGCGGCATGGGCTCAGCGAGACCGTTGTTACCGTCCAGTTCTTGGCGTCACTCGTCAAGAACTACTTCGGTGACGGCGAGGAGCTCGGAATGGAGCTCACCTATGCCAACGAGGAGAAGCCACTCGGCACTGCCGGCAGTGTGAAGAACGCCGAGGAGGCCTTGAAGGACGATGCTTTCCTCGTCATTTCCGGCGATGCACTCACCGACTTCGACCTCACCGACCTGATCCGCTTCCACAAAGAGAAGGGCGCACTCGTCACGGTGTGCCTGACCCGGGTGCCGAACCCGCTGGAATTCGGCATCACCATCGTGGACGAGGAAGGAAAGGTCGAGCGTTTCCTCGAAAAGCCGACGTGGGGGCAGGTGTTCTCGGACACCGTCAACACCGGTATCTACGTCATGGAGCCCGAGGTCTTCAATTACGTGGACCCGGATGTTCCGGTCGACTGGTCCGGCGATGTCTTCCCGCAGCTGATGAAGGAAGGCCGGCCGATCTACGGCTATGTGGCCGAGGGCTACTGGGAGGACGTCGGCACGCACGAGAGCTACGTCAAGGCGCAGGCCGACGTACTCGAGGGCAAGGTCCAGGTCGAGATGGACGGCTTCGAGATCTCGCCCGGCGTGTGGATCGCCGAAGGCGCCGAGGTGAGCCCGGACGCCGTGCTCCGCGGGCCGCTGTACATCGGTGACTACGCCAAGGTCGAGGCCGGCGTGGAGATCCGCGAGCACACCGTCGTCGGGTCCAACGTCGTCGTGAAGAGCGGTGCCTTCCTGCACAGGGCCGTCATCCACGACAACGTCTACATCGGGCAGCACAGCAATCTGCGCGGCTGCGTCATCGGCAAGAACACCGACATCATGCGGGCGGCCCGGATCGAGGACGGGGCCGTGATCGGTGACGAGTGTCTGGTCGGTGAGGAATCGATCATTCAGGGGAACGTGCGGGTCTACCCCTTCAAGACGATCGAGGCCGGCGCCTTCGTCAACACGTCGGTGATCTGGGAGTCCCGCGGGCAGGCGCATCTCTTCGGCGCCCGTGGCGTCTCCGGGATCCTGAACGTGGAGATCACCCCCGAGCTGGTGGTCCGGCTCGCCGGCGCGTACGCGACGACCCTGAAGAAGGGGGCGACGGTCACCACGGCCCGAGACCACTCCCGTGGCGCGAGAGCGCTCAAGCGGGCCGTGATCTCGGCGTTGCAGGCCAGCGCGATCAACGTGCGCGACCTGGAGAACGTACCGCTGCCCGTGGCCCGGCAGCAGACCGCACGCGGCAGCGCGGGCGGGATCGTGCTGCGGACCTCGCCGGGAGTACCGGACTCGGTCGACATCATGTTCCTGGACGAGCGGGGAGCGGACCTCTCGCTCCAGCAGCAGCGCAAGCTTGACCGGGTGTACGCGCGGCAGGAGTACCGGAGGGCGTTCCCGGGCGAGATCGGTGACCTCCAGTTCCCGGGCAGCGTCTTCGACGCCTATACGGGCTCGCTGCTGCGCAGGGTGGACACGACCGGGATCGCCGATTCCGGGCTCAAGGTGGTCGTGGACGCCTCCAACGGCAGTGCCGGGCTGGTTCTGCCGAGCCTGCTGGGCCGGCTCGGTGTGGACGCGCTGACGATCAATCCGGGGCTCGACGAAACCAGGCCGACGGAGACCGCGGAGTCCCGGCGGGCCGGGCTGGTGCGGCTCGGGGAGATCGTGGCTTCGGCGCGGGCCGCGTTCGGTGTGCGGTTCGACCCGGTGGGGGAGCGGATCTCCCTGGTGGACGAGCGCGGGCGGATCATCGAGGACGACCGGGCGCTGCTGGTACTGCTGGACCTGGTGGCCGCGGAGAAGCGCAGCGGCAAGGTGGCGCTGCCGGTGACCACGACCCGGATCGCCGAGCAGGTGGCGGCGTACCACGGGACGCAGGTGGAGTGGACGACGACCTCGCCCGACGACCTGACGCGGGTGGGCCGGGCCGAGAACACGATCTTCGGCGGGGACGGCCGGGGTGGATACATCGTCCCGGAGTTCAGTAGCGTCTTCGACGGGTCGGCGGCGTTCGTCCAGCTGATCGGTCTGGTGGCGCGGACCCAGCTCACCTTGAGTCAGATCGATGCGCGGATACCGCGAGCCCATGTACTCAAGCGGGACGTACCGACCCCGTGGGCGGTGAAGGGGCTCGTGATGCGGCGGGTCGTGGAGGCGGCCGGGGACCGGCAGGTGGACACCACCGACGGTGTGCGGGTGGTCGAGGCCGACGGGCGGTGGGCGCTGGTGCTGCCGGACCCGGCGGAGGCGGTCACGCACCTGTGGGCCGAAGGCCCGGACGACGCGTCCGCGCAGGCGCTGCTGGACGAGTGGGCGGGCGTGGTGGACGGCGCCGGGCACTGA
- a CDS encoding DUF881 domain-containing protein, translated as MSGMSQPPHNRSSAPAPPARPDASMSLLTHVMDHSLDEGYAEASARREADGTAGLPRTLKAKLALGAGLVLAAMVVTLGAAQARIAAPVLAKERQELIDRVQRADERADGLERDIERLRANVASRQREALKQHGGDQGQLVALMAGATEVRGPGIKLVVDDAKGSSSGGGGKPRESAGFSDTGRLRDRDMQKIVNGLWQSGAEAISINGQRLTALSAIRAAGDAILVDNRPLVPPYEVLAVGDKKRLGTAFQDSADGQYLHALQENYGIRYTLSPADELRLPAASSLTVRTATAEEPKKGAS; from the coding sequence ATGAGCGGCATGTCGCAGCCGCCCCACAACCGGAGTTCGGCGCCGGCGCCTCCCGCGCGCCCGGACGCATCCATGTCGCTGCTGACGCACGTGATGGACCACAGTCTCGACGAGGGCTACGCGGAAGCGTCGGCCCGGCGTGAGGCGGACGGTACGGCGGGCCTGCCGCGCACCCTCAAGGCCAAGCTGGCGCTGGGCGCCGGGCTCGTGCTCGCGGCCATGGTCGTCACGCTGGGCGCCGCCCAGGCGCGGATAGCCGCGCCGGTTCTGGCCAAGGAGCGCCAGGAGCTGATCGACCGGGTGCAGCGGGCCGACGAGCGCGCGGACGGCCTGGAGCGGGACATCGAGCGGCTGCGGGCGAACGTCGCGAGCCGCCAGCGCGAGGCGCTCAAGCAGCACGGCGGCGACCAGGGGCAGCTCGTGGCGCTGATGGCCGGTGCGACGGAGGTCCGCGGTCCGGGGATCAAGCTGGTCGTGGACGACGCCAAGGGCTCTTCGTCGGGCGGCGGTGGCAAGCCGCGTGAGAGCGCCGGTTTCTCGGACACCGGCCGGCTCCGCGACCGGGACATGCAGAAGATCGTCAACGGGCTCTGGCAGTCGGGGGCGGAGGCCATCTCGATCAACGGGCAGCGGCTGACGGCGTTGTCGGCGATCAGGGCCGCGGGTGACGCGATACTGGTCGACAACAGGCCGCTGGTACCGCCGTACGAGGTGCTGGCGGTGGGGGACAAGAAGCGGCTCGGTACTGCGTTCCAGGACTCCGCGGACGGGCAGTACCTGCACGCGCTGCAGGAGAACTACGGGATCCGCTACACCCTGTCCCCCGCGGACGAGCTGCGGCTGCCGGCCGCGTCGAGCCTGACCGTACGTACAGCTACAGCAGAAGAGCCGAAGAAGGGTGCATCGTGA
- a CDS encoding small basic family protein: MIAVLGLVAGVVVGLLVRPEVPAVVEPYLPIAVVAALDAVFGGLRAMLDGIFVDKVFVVSFLSNVVVAALIVFLGDKLGVGSQLSTGVVVVLGIRIFSNAAAIRRHVFRA; this comes from the coding sequence GTGATCGCGGTACTGGGCCTGGTGGCCGGAGTGGTGGTCGGACTTCTGGTCCGGCCCGAAGTGCCGGCCGTCGTCGAGCCTTATCTGCCGATCGCCGTGGTGGCGGCGCTGGACGCGGTGTTCGGGGGCCTGCGCGCGATGCTGGACGGCATTTTCGTGGACAAGGTCTTCGTGGTGTCGTTCCTGTCGAACGTCGTCGTGGCGGCGCTGATCGTCTTCCTCGGTGACAAGCTGGGCGTCGGCTCGCAGCTGTCGACCGGTGTGGTCGTGGTCCTGGGCATCCGCATCTTCTCCAACGCCGCGGCCATCCGCCGGCACGTGTTCCGGGCGTGA
- a CDS encoding DUF881 domain-containing protein produces MSTNDSQPEEPMGSELPPQDRPEQDVPREAQPAQPARPAEPAASAASAASAASAASAASAADAAPDADQAVAPAQTGRQRLAEGLWPPRVSRAQLIVALLLFVLGLGLAIQVRSNSDSSALRGARQEDLVRILDELDGRTKRLEDEKQQLEDQRKELESSSNQAEEARRQTIEKERQLGILAGTVAAQGPGITLKITDPKGQVQSDQLLDTLQELRAAGAEAIQVNGVRIVAGSFFSDEGGGIGIDGKKITQPYEFKVIGKAQDLEPALNIPGGVVQTLEKEQATVAVTRSAKIVVDALRAAKQPDYARSSSS; encoded by the coding sequence ATGAGTACGAACGACAGTCAGCCCGAGGAGCCGATGGGCTCGGAGCTGCCGCCGCAGGACCGGCCGGAGCAGGACGTGCCGCGCGAGGCGCAGCCCGCCCAGCCCGCTCGCCCTGCTGAACCGGCCGCATCCGCCGCATCCGCCGCATCCGCCGCATCCGCCGCATCCGCCGCATCCGCCGCAGACGCGGCACCGGACGCTGACCAGGCCGTCGCGCCCGCGCAGACCGGGCGGCAGCGGCTGGCGGAGGGGCTGTGGCCGCCGCGGGTGAGCCGGGCCCAACTGATCGTCGCGCTGCTGCTGTTCGTCCTCGGGCTGGGCCTGGCCATCCAGGTGCGGTCGAACAGCGACTCCAGCGCGCTGCGCGGGGCCCGTCAGGAGGACCTCGTACGGATCCTCGACGAGCTCGACGGGCGGACCAAGCGCCTGGAGGACGAGAAGCAGCAGCTGGAGGACCAGCGCAAGGAGTTGGAGAGCAGCTCCAACCAGGCCGAGGAGGCCCGGCGGCAGACGATCGAGAAGGAACGCCAACTCGGGATCCTGGCCGGTACGGTGGCAGCGCAGGGTCCGGGCATCACGCTGAAGATCACCGATCCCAAGGGCCAGGTGCAGTCGGACCAGCTGCTGGACACCCTTCAGGAGCTGCGGGCGGCCGGGGCCGAGGCGATCCAGGTCAACGGGGTGCGCATCGTGGCGGGCTCGTTCTTCTCGGACGAGGGCGGCGGGATCGGGATCGACGGTAAGAAGATCACACAGCCTTATGAGTTCAAGGTGATCGGCAAGGCACAGGATCTGGAGCCTGCTCTGAACATTCCCGGCGGTGTCGTGCAGACGCTGGAGAAGGAACAGGCCACCGTCGCCGTCACACGGTCGGCGAAGATCGTTGTGGATGCCTTGCGGGCTGCGAAGCAGCCTGACTACGCTCGGTCGTCATCGTCGTGA
- a CDS encoding FHA domain-containing protein, translated as MSGGYGRCENVRVGRCVHSEFVLPHGRVCFVQGESPVKLFEKLFGKKNREDGAAKHRAGQGEVEGQGGRPLFRDEVAGAGDVSGAQGASSVDPAGSGRIGFGEPSTSSSGGGFAPDPYATNASAGQPRREEPSMSAEQVCSRCGHRSDAASRFCSNCGAPLRAGLTPERASETTSTISISGLEAYEAEVSGQQHVSSSLSPEAQAAVEALPPGSALLIVRRGPNSGSRFLLDGELTTAGRHPQSDIFLDDVTVSRRHVEFRRSQDGGFTVADVGSLNGTYVNREPIDSVALHNGDEVQIGKYRLVFYASLRGV; from the coding sequence CTGTCTGGTGGTTACGGACGTTGTGAGAATGTCCGGGTCGGCAGGTGTGTGCATTCGGAGTTCGTCCTGCCCCACGGGCGGGTCTGTTTCGTTCAAGGGGAATCGCCCGTGAAGTTGTTTGAGAAGTTGTTCGGAAAGAAGAACCGCGAGGACGGTGCAGCGAAGCACCGCGCGGGGCAGGGGGAGGTGGAAGGGCAGGGCGGCCGGCCGCTCTTCCGTGACGAGGTCGCCGGCGCGGGTGATGTTTCGGGCGCGCAGGGCGCGTCGTCTGTTGACCCTGCGGGTTCCGGACGCATAGGTTTCGGTGAACCATCAACCTCAAGTTCGGGTGGAGGGTTTGCCCCCGACCCGTATGCCACCAATGCCTCCGCGGGGCAGCCGCGGCGCGAGGAGCCGTCCATGTCGGCCGAGCAGGTTTGCAGCAGGTGCGGACACCGCAGCGATGCGGCCAGCCGGTTCTGCTCCAACTGCGGCGCGCCGCTGCGGGCGGGTCTGACGCCGGAGCGTGCCTCGGAGACCACGTCCACCATCTCGATCTCGGGCCTCGAGGCCTACGAGGCCGAGGTGTCGGGACAACAGCACGTGTCGTCCTCGCTGTCCCCCGAGGCCCAGGCCGCGGTGGAAGCTCTGCCTCCGGGTTCCGCCCTGCTGATCGTGCGGCGCGGCCCCAACTCCGGCAGCCGCTTCCTGCTGGACGGTGAGCTGACCACGGCGGGCCGGCACCCGCAGAGCGACATCTTCCTGGACGACGTCACGGTCTCCCGGCGGCATGTCGAGTTCCGCAGGAGCCAGGACGGCGGCTTCACCGTCGCCGACGTGGGCAGCCTCAACGGCACGTACGTCAACCGTGAGCCGATCGACTCGGTCGCCCTGCACAACGGCGACGAGGTGCAGATCGGCAAGTACCGGCTGGTCTTCTACGCGAGCCTGCGGGGCGTCTGA
- a CDS encoding MerR family transcriptional regulator, giving the protein MLRTPTGGAPKSGTAGMAGSAGRLVSIGTVLTMLRDEFPEVTISKIRFLEAEGLVEPRRTPSGYRKFSTEDVERLARILRLQRDHYLPLKVIREQLDALARGEQIRIPSPTAHGDCVDPAGPSAVYGEVGRERPIAARVGRAELMAAAEVDEAQLAEWESYGLIGEAPGGGFDAEAVTVARLVADLGRFGLEPRHLRAMKAAADREAGLVEQVVAPLRRHRNPQTRAHAEATMKELAGLSVRLHEALVQTALGVRLH; this is encoded by the coding sequence ATGCTGCGTACCCCGACCGGCGGTGCCCCGAAGAGCGGCACCGCCGGCATGGCCGGCTCGGCCGGGCGGCTGGTGAGCATCGGCACGGTGCTCACCATGCTGCGCGACGAGTTCCCCGAAGTCACGATCTCGAAGATTCGTTTCCTGGAGGCGGAGGGGCTCGTCGAGCCCAGGCGCACACCTTCCGGATACCGCAAGTTCAGCACGGAGGACGTCGAGCGGCTGGCCCGCATCCTGCGGCTGCAGCGGGACCACTACCTGCCGTTGAAGGTCATCCGCGAACAGCTGGACGCGCTCGCCCGCGGCGAGCAGATCCGCATCCCGTCGCCCACCGCGCACGGGGATTGCGTCGATCCGGCAGGACCTTCCGCCGTCTACGGCGAGGTCGGCCGGGAGCGGCCCATCGCGGCCCGGGTGGGCCGGGCCGAGCTGATGGCCGCGGCCGAGGTGGACGAGGCGCAGCTCGCCGAATGGGAGTCGTACGGGCTGATCGGCGAGGCTCCGGGCGGCGGATTCGACGCCGAGGCGGTCACGGTGGCCCGCCTGGTGGCGGATCTGGGCCGGTTCGGGCTGGAGCCCCGGCACCTGCGGGCCATGAAGGCCGCCGCCGACCGGGAGGCGGGCCTGGTGGAGCAGGTCGTTGCACCACTGCGCCGGCACCGCAACCCGCAGACCAGGGCGCATGCCGAGGCCACCATGAAAGAGCTCGCGGGACTCTCCGTAAGGCTCCATGAGGCCTTGGTACAGACGGCTCTCGGGGTCCGTCTGCACTGA
- a CDS encoding bifunctional nuclease family protein, whose translation MNELDVVGVRVEMPSNQPIVLLREVGGDRYLPIWIGPGEATAIAFAQQGMAPARPLTHDLFKDVLEAIGEELTEVRITDLREGVFYAELVFASGVEVSARPSDAIALALRTGTPIYGSDGVLDDAGIAIPDEQEDEVEKFREFLDQISPEDFGTGPQ comes from the coding sequence GTGAACGAGCTCGACGTTGTGGGTGTCCGGGTGGAAATGCCCTCCAACCAACCGATCGTGCTCCTGCGTGAAGTGGGAGGCGACCGGTACCTCCCCATCTGGATCGGACCAGGGGAGGCGACCGCCATTGCCTTCGCGCAGCAGGGCATGGCCCCTGCCCGGCCGCTGACGCACGACCTGTTCAAGGACGTGCTGGAGGCGATCGGCGAGGAGCTCACCGAGGTCCGGATCACGGATCTGCGGGAGGGCGTCTTTTACGCGGAGCTCGTCTTCGCCAGCGGGGTGGAGGTGAGCGCGCGGCCCTCCGACGCCATAGCGCTGGCCCTGCGTACGGGGACGCCGATCTACGGCAGTGACGGCGTGCTGGACGACGCCGGAATCGCCATTCCGGACGAGCAGGAGGACGAGGTGGAGAAGTTCCGCGAGTTCCTCGACCAGATCTCTCCGGAGGACTTCGGCACCGGGCCGCAGTGA
- a CDS encoding MerR family transcriptional regulator, whose translation MRVTGDGTTGGIPVRSDGGPYPLHGSAAGSARRQPEAASVAAAGADPAPEQVGYRGPTACAAAGITYRQLDYWARTGLVEPTVRPAYGSGTQRLYSFRDVVVLKIVKRFLDTGVALQNIRTAVQHLRDRGFADLERMTLMSDGATVYECTSPDQVVSLLQGGQGVFGIAVGVVWRDVENALSQLHGERVDTGETVVGHNPTDELAARRNRAG comes from the coding sequence GTGAGAGTCACGGGCGACGGTACGACCGGGGGCATCCCCGTGCGGAGTGACGGTGGGCCGTACCCGCTCCACGGCAGCGCGGCAGGTTCCGCGCGCCGTCAGCCGGAGGCGGCGTCGGTCGCAGCGGCCGGCGCGGACCCGGCACCCGAACAGGTCGGCTACCGGGGTCCGACGGCGTGCGCCGCGGCGGGCATCACGTACCGGCAGCTCGACTACTGGGCGCGGACCGGGCTGGTGGAGCCGACGGTGCGCCCCGCGTACGGTTCGGGCACGCAGCGCCTGTACAGCTTCCGGGACGTGGTCGTCCTCAAGATCGTCAAGCGCTTCCTGGACACCGGTGTGGCGCTGCAGAACATCCGGACCGCCGTCCAGCACCTGCGGGACCGCGGTTTCGCGGACCTCGAGCGCATGACGCTGATGAGCGACGGCGCCACCGTGTACGAGTGCACCTCGCCGGACCAGGTCGTGAGCCTGCTCCAGGGCGGGCAGGGCGTCTTCGGCATCGCCGTCGGCGTGGTCTGGCGCGATGTCGAGAACGCACTGTCGCAACTGCACGGCGAGCGGGTCGACACCGGCGAGACGGTGGTCGGCCACAACCCGACGGACGAGCTGGCCGCACGGCGCAACCGGGCCGGTTGA